Proteins encoded in a region of the Canis lupus familiaris isolate Mischka breed German Shepherd chromosome 1, alternate assembly UU_Cfam_GSD_1.0, whole genome shotgun sequence genome:
- the BARX1 gene encoding homeobox protein BarH-like 1, translating into MQRPGEPGAARFGPPEGCADPPPHRYRSFMIEEILTEPPGPKGAAPAAAAAAAAGELLKFGVQALLAARPFHSHLAVLKAEQAAVFKFPLAPLGCSGLGSALLAAGPGLPGAPSAPHLPLELQLRGKLETPGPGEPGAKAKKGRRSRTVFTELQLMGLEKRFEKQKYLSTPDRIDLAESLGLSQLQVKTWYQNRRMKWKKIVLQGGGLESPTKPKGRPKKNSIPTSEQLTEQERAKEAEKPAEAPGDTIDRSRED; encoded by the exons ATGCAGCGGCCTGGGGAGCCGGGCGCCGCGCGCTTCGGGCCGCCCGAGGGCTGCGCCGACCCCCCGCCGCACCGCTACCGCAGCTTCATGATCGAGGAGATCCTCACCGAGCCGCCGGGGCCCAAGGGCGCCGcgccagccgccgccgccgccgccgccgcgggcgaGCTGCTCAAGTTCGGTGTGCAGGCGCTGCTGGCGGCGCGGCCCTTCCACAGCCACCTGG CCGTGTTGAAGGCCGAGCAGGCAGCGGTGTTTAAGTTCCCGCTGGCACCGCTCGGCTGCTCCGGGCTGGGCTCTGCGTTGCTGGCAGCGGGGCCTGGACTGCCCGGTGCCCCCAGCGCACCGCACCTGCCGCTTGAGCTGCAGCTCCGGGGGAAGTTGGAGACACCGGGCCCCGGAGAGCCGGGTGCCAAAGCCAAGAAGGGGCGTCGGAGCCGCACCGTGTTCACTGAGCTCCAGCTGATGGGCCTAGAGAAACGCTTTGAGAAGCAGAAATACCTCTCCACGCCCGACAG AATAGATCTCGCGGAATCCCTGGGTCTGAGCCAGTTGCAGGTGAAGACGTGGTACCAGAATCGCAGGATGAAGTGGAAGAAAATA GTGCTGCAGGGCGGCGGCCTGGAGTCTCCCACCAAGCCCAAGGGGCGGCCCAAGAAGAATTCCATTCCCACGAGCGAGCAGCTCACGGAGCAGGAGCGCGCCAAGGAGGCGGAGAAGCCGGCGGAGGCGCCCGGCGACACCATCGACAGGAGCCGAGAGGACTGa